In one window of Bizionia sp. M204 DNA:
- a CDS encoding lycopene cyclase family protein, whose protein sequence is MSYENHFDYIIIGHGLAGLQLALGFSEDNVLKHKKVALIDPSDKSSNDKTWSFWEIGMSKWDAIVERSWETARFYSNSLSLTLPLNPYTYKSIRSIDFYNWAKEILQKSENIYFINDSIISTTETNNVLVQGKVETYTADHVFDSRIPKDYNSEIEKFTLVQQHFKGWIIETETPHFNPNAITMMDYRFQHQNSTSFVYVLPFSETRALIEYTFFTPETVSESVYDDAIKDYIESHLEIEKYKIVETEMGNIPMTDFPFWNYNTKHITKIGTGGGWVKGSTGYSFKHTEKNVAVIISNIKNRQQPSNKLFKKKYKFYDKIFLNVLKTNNEKGVWIFEQFYAKNAIPTMFRFLDEESSFTEDVKIMRSLFSWRFINAFFRVLFRR, encoded by the coding sequence ATGTCTTACGAAAATCATTTCGATTATATCATTATTGGACATGGTCTCGCAGGTTTACAGCTTGCTTTAGGTTTCTCCGAGGATAATGTACTTAAACATAAAAAGGTTGCATTAATTGACCCTTCTGATAAGTCTTCTAATGATAAAACATGGAGTTTTTGGGAAATTGGCATGAGCAAATGGGATGCAATAGTTGAAAGATCTTGGGAAACGGCACGTTTTTACTCCAATTCACTATCACTCACACTGCCTTTAAATCCATACACCTATAAAAGCATCCGATCTATTGATTTTTATAATTGGGCGAAGGAAATTTTACAAAAATCGGAAAACATATATTTTATAAACGATTCTATTATTTCTACAACCGAAACGAATAACGTTTTGGTACAAGGTAAGGTGGAAACGTACACAGCAGATCACGTTTTTGATAGTAGAATTCCAAAGGATTATAACTCCGAAATAGAAAAATTTACATTAGTACAACAACATTTTAAAGGTTGGATTATTGAAACCGAAACCCCTCATTTTAATCCTAATGCTATCACCATGATGGATTATCGGTTTCAACATCAAAATTCCACAAGTTTTGTTTATGTACTACCTTTTTCAGAAACGCGAGCACTTATTGAATATACCTTTTTTACACCGGAAACTGTTTCAGAATCCGTTTATGATGATGCTATAAAAGATTATATTGAAAGTCATTTAGAAATTGAAAAGTACAAAATTGTTGAAACCGAAATGGGCAATATTCCTATGACGGATTTTCCTTTTTGGAACTATAATACCAAGCATATAACTAAAATTGGTACTGGAGGCGGTTGGGTAAAAGGCTCAACGGGTTATTCGTTTAAGCATACAGAAAAAAATGTAGCGGTTATAATTTCCAATATTAAAAACAGGCAACAGCCTTCAAATAAGCTCTTTAAAAAGAAATATAAATTCTACGATAAAATTTTCCTTAATGTTTTAAAAACAAATAACGAGAAAGGTGTTTGGATTTTCGAGCAATTTTATGCGAAAAACGCCATCCCTACCATGTTTCGGTTTTTAGATGAAGAATCATCTTTTACTGAAGATGTAAAAATTATGCGCTCCCTGTTTTCATGGCGTTTTATTAATGCGTTTTTCCGTGTATTATTCAGACGCTAA
- a CDS encoding sterol desaturase family protein, whose protein sequence is MDIILWILVFIGTFLFMEFMAWFTHKYIMHGILWSLHKDHHHKKHDSWFERNDLFFIFYAVVSISLFLTWRYADFWAGLPLGLGIFAYGLAYFFVHDIFIHQRFKLLRNANNWYAKGVRRAHKMHHKHLGKDDGECFGMLFVPFKYFKK, encoded by the coding sequence ATGGATATTATTTTGTGGATATTAGTTTTTATTGGCACATTCCTCTTTATGGAATTCATGGCTTGGTTTACTCATAAATACATTATGCATGGGATTTTATGGAGTTTACATAAAGACCATCACCATAAAAAGCATGACAGTTGGTTTGAACGAAATGATTTGTTTTTTATTTTTTATGCCGTGGTTAGTATTAGCCTGTTTTTAACATGGAGATATGCGGACTTTTGGGCGGGACTCCCTTTAGGTTTGGGAATTTTTGCCTACGGACTGGCTTATTTTTTTGTTCACGATATTTTTATCCACCAACGTTTCAAATTGTTACGAAATGCCAATAATTGGTACGCCAAAGGCGTGCGTCGTGCGCATAAAATGCACCATAAACATTTGGGTAAAGATGATGGTGAATGCTTCGGAATGCTATTTGTTCCTTTTAAATACTTCAAAAAATAA
- a CDS encoding NAD(P)/FAD-dependent oxidoreductase — protein MKKKITIIGSGFSSLAAACYLAKSGHDVTVFEKNNTIGGRARQLTKNGFTFDIGPTWYWMPDVFERFFADFNTKPSDFYQLEKLNPAYSVYYGKDDYITIEDTLDKIAIAFEKEEPGSSKTLQKFINKAQDNYNVAIKDLVYNPGVSPFELVTTETFKKIGQFFSTIKKDVRKEFKNERLVTILEFPVLFLGAKPSDTPSFYSFMNYADFGLGTFHPKKGMYQVILAMETLAKSLDVTIKINAPIEKILVANKVASGVISNGETYLSDVVLSGADYHHTETLLDPEYKQYSEAYWSSKTFAPSSLLFYVGFDKKIKNVNHHTLFFDVDFEKHAESIYDKPAWPENPLFYASFPSITDSHAAPEGKEAGIFLIPLAPGLKDNTKLRMTYFSKIMDRFETLTSQKVREHILFKESFCVNDFVKDYNSYKGNAYGMANTLLQTAFLRPKLKSKKVNNLYFTGQLTVPGPGVPPSLISGKLVAELINKHHTT, from the coding sequence ATGAAAAAGAAAATTACAATTATAGGTTCCGGGTTCTCGTCTTTAGCTGCAGCTTGCTATTTAGCAAAATCTGGGCACGATGTTACTGTATTTGAAAAGAACAATACTATTGGCGGTCGTGCAAGACAATTAACTAAAAATGGATTCACCTTTGATATTGGTCCAACCTGGTATTGGATGCCTGATGTATTTGAACGCTTTTTTGCCGATTTCAATACAAAGCCTTCTGACTTTTATCAATTAGAAAAGCTAAATCCAGCCTATTCTGTTTATTACGGAAAGGACGATTATATAACGATAGAAGACACTTTAGATAAAATTGCTATCGCTTTTGAGAAAGAGGAACCAGGCAGTTCAAAAACACTTCAAAAATTCATAAATAAGGCACAGGACAATTACAATGTGGCTATTAAAGATTTGGTTTATAACCCGGGAGTTTCGCCTTTTGAATTGGTAACAACCGAAACCTTCAAAAAAATAGGACAGTTTTTTAGCACCATTAAAAAGGATGTGCGTAAAGAGTTTAAAAACGAGCGGTTAGTTACCATTTTGGAGTTTCCCGTATTATTTCTCGGCGCCAAACCTAGTGATACACCTTCGTTTTATAGTTTTATGAATTATGCTGATTTTGGACTAGGAACATTTCACCCTAAAAAAGGCATGTATCAAGTTATTTTAGCCATGGAAACATTGGCTAAAAGTTTGGATGTTACTATTAAAATCAATGCACCTATTGAGAAAATACTCGTTGCAAATAAAGTCGCTTCAGGCGTCATTTCAAATGGCGAAACCTATTTGAGCGATGTGGTTTTAAGTGGCGCCGATTATCACCACACAGAAACACTTTTGGATCCTGAGTACAAGCAATATTCGGAAGCCTACTGGAGTTCTAAAACGTTTGCCCCTTCATCCCTCCTGTTTTATGTAGGTTTTGATAAGAAAATCAAAAATGTTAATCACCACACCCTGTTTTTTGATGTAGATTTTGAAAAACACGCCGAATCTATTTACGACAAACCCGCATGGCCAGAAAACCCTCTATTTTATGCAAGCTTTCCTTCTATAACAGATAGTCACGCAGCTCCTGAAGGGAAAGAAGCTGGCATCTTTTTAATTCCATTAGCACCTGGATTGAAAGACAATACGAAGTTACGGATGACGTATTTTTCAAAAATTATGGATCGCTTTGAAACATTAACCTCTCAAAAGGTACGCGAACATATCCTTTTTAAAGAATCGTTTTGTGTAAACGATTTTGTTAAGGATTATAACTCTTATAAAGGAAATGCCTATGGAATGGCCAACACTTTATTGCAAACTGCCTTTTTAAGGCCAAAATTAAAAAGTAAGAAGGTAAATAATTTGTATTTTACAGGACAGTTAACAGTTCCAGGACCTGGAGTACCACCATCATTAATCTCTGGAAAACTGGTTGCCGAGCTAATTAATAAACATCATACAACCTAA
- a CDS encoding peptidylprolyl isomerase, with the protein MLLKINNLKSTISRMRHIFTVLAILFSVAIQAQEIIEDEAPAAQKKVDTTLTSGAQKIDGVAAVVGEYVILDSDVDANIIQLKAQGASLDGVTRCQLFGKLMEDKLYAHHAVQDSIVVSDAEIRSNVDYQLQQFLAQSGKTMEELLELYSHPNEKAFRDEMYEINKSQKLASEMQKKILDGIEITPEETRQFFNQIPKDERPTFGTELKVSQIVIEPKISEEENQRVINQLKEFKADVIENGANFRSKVVLYSDDKASIPQGGMYTLNRKQPRMVKEFREVAFSLQEGEISDPVKTEYGYHIIYLEKIRGQEFDVRHILLIPKVSDAAVAEAREKLTKIRQRIVDGDISFADAARESSDEKETRSEGGFLINPETQDYNFELTKIDPEVYGQIQDLKEGDVSLVLTDQGRSGNVKFKIMMVSDRVEEHVADYARDYLKIKELALNEKRIRAIDKWQNEKIMDTYIKINNEYRDCEFSSNWLKQ; encoded by the coding sequence ATGCTATTAAAAATAAACAATTTGAAATCTACAATTAGTCGTATGCGCCATATATTTACTGTATTAGCTATACTTTTTTCTGTTGCTATTCAGGCTCAAGAAATTATTGAAGATGAAGCACCAGCTGCTCAAAAGAAAGTAGATACAACCTTAACATCTGGAGCACAAAAAATTGACGGTGTAGCGGCAGTTGTTGGAGAATACGTGATATTAGATTCTGATGTGGATGCTAATATTATTCAACTAAAAGCACAAGGTGCTTCTTTAGATGGCGTAACACGTTGTCAACTATTTGGCAAATTAATGGAAGATAAGCTTTACGCGCATCACGCTGTGCAAGATAGTATTGTCGTGTCAGATGCTGAAATTCGTTCCAATGTAGACTACCAATTACAACAGTTCTTGGCGCAATCAGGAAAAACCATGGAGGAACTTCTGGAATTATATAGTCATCCAAATGAAAAAGCCTTCAGAGATGAAATGTATGAAATTAATAAGAGTCAGAAATTAGCAAGTGAAATGCAAAAAAAGATTCTTGATGGGATTGAGATTACTCCAGAAGAAACACGCCAATTTTTTAATCAGATTCCAAAGGACGAACGTCCAACATTTGGTACAGAATTAAAAGTATCTCAAATTGTAATAGAGCCGAAAATATCAGAAGAAGAAAACCAACGGGTTATCAATCAATTAAAGGAATTTAAAGCCGATGTTATAGAAAATGGTGCAAACTTCCGCTCGAAAGTGGTGTTGTATTCAGATGATAAAGCCTCTATTCCCCAAGGTGGAATGTACACGTTAAACAGGAAACAACCACGAATGGTTAAAGAGTTTCGTGAAGTAGCCTTTTCATTACAAGAAGGTGAAATCTCCGATCCGGTGAAAACAGAATATGGTTACCATATTATATATTTAGAAAAAATTAGAGGACAAGAGTTTGACGTACGTCATATTTTGTTAATTCCTAAAGTATCCGATGCAGCAGTGGCAGAAGCACGTGAGAAATTAACGAAAATCAGACAGCGTATAGTGGATGGTGATATTAGTTTTGCAGATGCAGCTCGAGAGTCAAGTGATGAAAAGGAAACACGCAGTGAAGGCGGATTTTTAATTAATCCAGAAACACAAGATTATAATTTCGAATTAACAAAGATTGATCCTGAAGTATATGGACAAATTCAAGATTTAAAGGAAGGGGATGTCAGTTTGGTACTTACGGATCAAGGACGATCTGGAAATGTGAAATTTAAGATTATGATGGTAAGCGATCGTGTTGAGGAACATGTTGCTGATTATGCACGCGATTATTTAAAAATTAAAGAACTAGCACTTAACGAAAAACGCATTAGAGCTATTGATAAATGGCAAAATGAAAAAATCATGGATACCTATATTAAAATAAATAATGAATATAGAGATTGTGAATTTTCTAGTAACTGGTTAAAACAATAA
- a CDS encoding aconitate hydratase, with translation MAFDIDMIKKVYANMAERVDKAREVVGKPLTLSEKILYAHLWDGNPTKAFVRGKDYVDFAPDRIALQDATAQMALLQFMQAGKAKVAVPTTTHCDHLIQAKQGAVPDLKRANETSNEVFDFLASVSKKYGLGFWKPGAGIIHQVVLENYAFPGGMMIGTDSHTVNAGGLGMVAIGVGGADAVDVMAGMAWELKFPKLIGVKLTGSLNGWTSAKDVILKVAGILTVKGGTGAIVEYFGPGAKNLSCTGKGTICNMGAEIGATTSTFGYDDSMERYLRATDRNDIADEANKIREYLTGDDEVYASPEQYFDQVIEINLDTLRPHLNGPFTPDLATEVGELGEKARKNDWPLKVDWGLIGSCTNSSYEDLTRAASIAKQAVDKNIKAKSDFGINPGSEQIRFTAERDGVLKIFEDLNATIFTNACGPCIGQWDRSDRKGDEKNTIVHSFNRNFSKRADGNPNTHAFVGSPEMVAAIAISGRLDFDPMNDTLLNEDGQEIKLDEPKGLELPPLGFDVKESGYVAPVEDGSKVDVSVNPNSERLQLLEPFTPIGNKITGAKLLIKAFGKCTTDHISMAGPWLRFRGHLDNISNNMLIGAVNAFGKKTNFVKNQLTGEYGGVPDVARDYKANGIYSIVVGDHNYGEGSSREHAAMEPRHLGVAAVLVKSFARIHETNLKKQGMLGLTFANESDYDLIQEDDTINFLDLDSFAPDKPLTLEFVHADGSKDVIVTNHTYNQAQIDWYNEGSALNLIKKENNA, from the coding sequence ATGGCATTCGATATTGACATGATCAAAAAGGTTTATGCAAATATGGCTGAACGTGTAGATAAAGCACGTGAAGTTGTTGGTAAACCATTAACACTTTCAGAAAAGATTTTATACGCACATCTTTGGGATGGTAATCCTACTAAAGCGTTTGTAAGAGGTAAAGATTATGTGGATTTTGCTCCAGACCGTATTGCATTGCAAGATGCTACGGCGCAAATGGCCTTATTACAATTTATGCAAGCAGGCAAAGCTAAAGTAGCTGTTCCTACAACTACGCATTGTGATCACTTAATTCAAGCGAAACAAGGTGCTGTACCAGATTTAAAGCGTGCAAATGAAACTAGTAATGAGGTGTTCGATTTTTTAGCCTCTGTTTCTAAAAAGTATGGTCTTGGTTTCTGGAAACCAGGAGCAGGTATTATTCACCAAGTGGTACTTGAAAATTATGCATTTCCCGGTGGAATGATGATTGGAACCGATTCACATACTGTTAATGCAGGTGGATTAGGAATGGTTGCCATTGGAGTAGGTGGTGCTGATGCTGTAGATGTTATGGCAGGAATGGCTTGGGAATTAAAATTCCCGAAGTTAATTGGTGTTAAATTAACAGGTAGCTTAAATGGATGGACATCTGCAAAAGATGTAATCCTTAAAGTGGCTGGAATCCTTACTGTAAAAGGTGGAACTGGTGCTATTGTTGAATATTTTGGCCCTGGCGCTAAAAATTTATCATGTACTGGTAAAGGAACAATTTGTAATATGGGTGCCGAAATTGGTGCGACTACATCTACATTTGGTTATGATGATTCCATGGAACGTTATTTACGTGCAACAGATAGAAATGATATTGCCGATGAAGCCAATAAAATCCGTGAGTATTTAACAGGTGATGATGAAGTATATGCATCTCCAGAGCAATATTTTGATCAAGTTATTGAAATTAATTTAGATACCTTACGCCCACATTTAAATGGACCTTTTACACCAGATTTAGCTACAGAAGTTGGTGAGCTTGGTGAAAAAGCAAGAAAAAATGATTGGCCTTTAAAAGTTGATTGGGGATTAATTGGGTCTTGTACGAACTCGTCTTACGAGGATTTAACCCGTGCAGCCTCCATTGCAAAGCAAGCGGTAGATAAAAATATTAAAGCAAAATCCGATTTTGGTATTAATCCAGGTTCAGAGCAAATTCGTTTTACGGCAGAACGTGATGGCGTTTTAAAAATATTTGAAGATTTAAACGCTACTATCTTTACAAATGCTTGTGGTCCTTGTATTGGACAATGGGATAGAAGTGATAGAAAAGGTGATGAAAAGAATACGATTGTACATTCTTTCAACAGAAACTTCTCAAAACGTGCCGATGGTAATCCAAATACGCATGCCTTTGTAGGTTCGCCAGAAATGGTTGCGGCTATCGCTATTTCAGGCCGTTTGGATTTTGATCCTATGAATGATACCTTACTAAACGAAGATGGGCAAGAAATTAAATTAGATGAACCAAAAGGTTTAGAGTTGCCACCTTTAGGATTTGATGTTAAAGAATCTGGTTATGTGGCACCAGTAGAAGATGGTAGTAAAGTAGATGTATCTGTTAATCCTAATTCAGAGCGTTTACAATTATTAGAGCCATTTACACCTATTGGAAATAAAATTACAGGTGCTAAATTATTAATTAAAGCTTTCGGGAAATGTACCACGGACCATATTTCTATGGCTGGACCTTGGTTGCGTTTTAGAGGACATTTAGATAATATTTCGAACAACATGCTTATTGGAGCTGTTAACGCCTTTGGTAAGAAAACAAACTTTGTTAAAAATCAACTAACAGGTGAGTATGGCGGTGTTCCAGATGTAGCAAGAGATTATAAAGCTAACGGCATTTACTCAATAGTTGTGGGAGACCATAATTATGGTGAAGGTTCATCTCGTGAGCACGCAGCTATGGAGCCAAGACACTTGGGTGTTGCCGCTGTTTTAGTTAAATCGTTCGCGCGTATTCATGAAACCAACTTGAAAAAGCAAGGTATGTTAGGTTTAACATTTGCTAATGAAAGTGATTACGATTTAATCCAAGAAGATGATACCATCAACTTCCTTGATTTAGATAGTTTTGCGCCAGATAAGCCATTAACATTAGAGTTTGTCCATGCAGATGGCTCTAAAGATGTTATAGTAACCAATCATACTTACAACCAAGCACAAATTGATTGGTATAATGAAGGTTCTGCTTTAAATTTAATTAAGAAAGAAAACAACGCTTAA
- a CDS encoding phytoene/squalene synthase family protein produces the protein MKSIFDHVSHACSQTVTKTYSTSFSLATKMLSRSIRQDIYNIYGFVRFADEIVDSFHDYDKETLLNEFESDLYLALERKISLNPILNSFQETYHKYGIEKHMVEAFMRSMRTDLHKTTYLTQDEYNTYIYGSADVVGLMCLKVFVKGDNEKYNHLKNSAMHLGSAFQKVNFLRDLKSDYEDLSRTYFPNTDLSKLDETSKILIIEEIERDFAIGLQGIKELPIEAKFGVFTAYRYYSQLLKKLKKTPALQIKNTRIRVANYKKIELLTRSYVKYQLNLL, from the coding sequence ATGAAATCAATTTTCGACCATGTTTCTCATGCGTGCAGTCAAACGGTTACTAAAACCTATAGCACGTCTTTCTCTTTGGCAACCAAAATGTTATCCCGTTCTATCCGCCAGGATATTTATAATATTTATGGTTTTGTCAGGTTTGCGGATGAAATTGTAGATAGTTTCCATGATTACGATAAAGAAACCTTGCTTAATGAATTTGAAAGCGATTTGTATTTGGCTTTAGAACGTAAAATAAGTTTAAATCCCATTTTAAATTCCTTCCAAGAAACCTATCATAAATATGGAATTGAAAAACATATGGTTGAAGCCTTTATGCGAAGTATGCGTACAGACCTACATAAAACTACTTATTTAACCCAAGATGAATACAATACTTATATTTACGGTTCTGCAGACGTGGTTGGACTTATGTGTTTGAAAGTATTTGTAAAAGGTGATAATGAGAAATACAATCACCTTAAAAATTCGGCCATGCATTTAGGCTCTGCATTCCAAAAAGTGAATTTTTTAAGAGATTTAAAGAGTGATTATGAAGATTTAAGTCGAACATATTTTCCAAATACGGATTTATCCAAACTAGATGAGACTTCAAAAATTTTAATAATTGAAGAAATAGAGCGCGATTTCGCAATTGGACTTCAGGGCATTAAGGAATTACCTATTGAAGCCAAGTTTGGTGTTTTTACCGCTTACAGATATTATAGTCAGCTTTTGAAAAAATTAAAGAAAACACCAGCATTACAAATCAAGAACACGAGAATTCGCGTGGCTAATTATAAAAAAATTGAGTTATTAACGCGTAGTTATGTAAAATATCAGCTAAATTTATTGTAA
- a CDS encoding peptidyl-prolyl cis-trans isomerase, which yields MKHAYFSILMSAFLLVSCEYFYKHEVEQTAVARVNDVFLYTDDLQHLFTENMSSEDSLLRVNNFITRWATQQLLVAGAELNLNEKKLQDFNRLAKQYKNDLYATSYLDALVRKNIDTVVTESEAETYYTNNPDIFTLKENLIKFRYIHVDENRLDINDLKTKFQRFDADDKRELDSIAIQFKSYSLNDSIWIKVTQAIKKIPVVTTENKNELLKKSNFIQLKDSLGLYLMQIEDVLERNSAAPLEYIKPTIDQIVINKRKLELIKELEKDITKDAIKNKQFEIYN from the coding sequence TTGAAACACGCCTATTTTAGCATATTAATGAGTGCCTTTTTGCTCGTGTCTTGTGAATATTTTTACAAACATGAAGTTGAGCAAACAGCAGTGGCACGTGTTAATGATGTTTTTTTATATACTGATGATTTACAACATTTGTTCACCGAAAATATGAGTTCAGAAGACAGTCTACTACGTGTAAATAATTTTATTACACGTTGGGCTACCCAGCAATTGCTGGTTGCGGGCGCAGAATTAAATCTTAACGAAAAAAAACTTCAGGATTTTAATAGGCTGGCCAAACAGTATAAAAACGATTTATATGCAACTTCTTATTTAGATGCTTTAGTTCGTAAAAATATTGATACCGTTGTTACAGAAAGTGAAGCGGAAACATACTACACGAACAATCCGGATATTTTCACGCTTAAGGAGAACCTCATCAAGTTTAGATATATTCATGTGGATGAAAACCGATTGGATATAAACGATTTAAAAACCAAGTTTCAACGGTTTGATGCAGATGATAAAAGGGAATTGGATTCCATAGCCATTCAGTTTAAATCCTATTCATTAAACGATTCAATTTGGATTAAAGTAACGCAAGCCATCAAAAAAATACCAGTAGTTACAACTGAAAATAAAAATGAATTGTTAAAAAAATCTAATTTTATACAACTCAAAGATTCATTAGGCCTATATTTGATGCAAATTGAAGATGTTTTAGAACGTAACAGTGCGGCGCCATTGGAATATATTAAACCAACAATAGACCAAATTGTTATCAATAAACGAAAATTAGAACTCATTAAAGAATTAGAAAAAGATATTACAAAAGATGCTATTAAAAATAAACAATTTGAAATCTACAATTAG
- a CDS encoding MoxR family ATPase yields MSDVVAIESFVKKYKLLKTEIAKVIIGQDAVVDQILISIFSGGHALLIGVPGLAKTLMVNTISQALGLNFKRIQFTPDLMPSDILGSEILDENRNFKFIKGPVFANIILADEINRTPPKTQAALLEAMQERSVTVSGHHYKLDLPYFVLATQNPIEQEGTYPLPEAQLDRFMFAINLDYPTFEEEVAVVKATTSDVQNTVNPLFTAQEIVDIQHLLRRIPVADNVVEYAVKMTGKTRPNSPQAADLVKNYIDWGAGPRASQNLILAAKTHAAIHGKFSPDMENVQAVAYSIFKHRIIKNYKAEAEGITEEQIITSLF; encoded by the coding sequence ATGTCTGATGTTGTTGCAATTGAAAGCTTCGTAAAAAAATATAAACTATTAAAAACCGAGATTGCCAAAGTTATTATTGGTCAAGATGCGGTTGTTGATCAAATTCTAATCTCCATTTTTTCTGGTGGTCATGCCTTATTAATTGGTGTGCCTGGTTTAGCAAAAACGTTAATGGTTAATACCATTTCGCAAGCATTAGGACTTAATTTTAAGCGTATTCAATTCACACCAGATTTAATGCCTAGTGATATTCTAGGAAGTGAAATATTAGATGAAAACAGAAATTTTAAATTCATAAAAGGCCCTGTTTTCGCCAATATTATTCTTGCCGATGAAATTAACAGAACACCGCCAAAAACGCAAGCAGCTTTATTAGAAGCTATGCAAGAGCGCTCGGTTACTGTTTCAGGACATCATTATAAATTAGATTTACCTTACTTTGTTTTGGCAACGCAAAACCCTATTGAGCAGGAGGGAACGTATCCCTTACCAGAAGCGCAATTGGACCGATTTATGTTTGCTATTAATTTGGACTACCCAACCTTTGAGGAAGAAGTTGCTGTAGTAAAAGCCACCACTTCCGATGTTCAGAATACAGTGAATCCCTTGTTTACAGCACAAGAAATTGTGGATATCCAACACTTATTACGTCGTATTCCTGTGGCGGATAATGTGGTGGAATATGCAGTAAAAATGACGGGTAAAACGAGACCAAATAGCCCACAAGCAGCAGATTTAGTTAAAAACTACATAGATTGGGGAGCAGGACCTAGAGCCTCACAAAATTTAATTTTAGCTGCCAAGACGCATGCGGCAATTCACGGTAAGTTTTCGCCAGATATGGAAAACGTTCAAGCTGTAGCATACTCTATTTTTAAACACCGAATTATTAAGAACTATAAGGCAGAAGCGGAAGGTATTACCGAAGAACAGATTATTACCAGTTTATTTTAA
- a CDS encoding TlpA disulfide reductase family protein, whose amino-acid sequence MKKPKFTTSNIIFIIVIALLIIPQTRQPIQIFLQKGLAMISPSQISADKREILESYENWKLVDSKGNLFDFKQAEGKVVFINFWATWCPPCIAEMPSIDNLYADYKDQVVFLLVSNEKSKTITDFKSKNDYNFEFYQSVTNTPKQFHTSSIPQTYLIDKSGAIVMDKSGAANWNSDSVRQLLDDLLASE is encoded by the coding sequence ATGAAGAAACCGAAGTTTACAACCAGTAATATTATTTTTATTATCGTGATTGCGTTGTTAATTATTCCACAAACACGACAGCCAATTCAAATCTTTTTACAGAAAGGCTTGGCAATGATTAGTCCTTCCCAAATTAGCGCTGATAAACGCGAGATTTTAGAATCCTACGAGAATTGGAAGCTAGTGGACTCAAAAGGAAATCTATTCGATTTTAAACAAGCCGAAGGAAAAGTGGTGTTTATTAATTTCTGGGCAACCTGGTGTCCGCCATGTATTGCTGAAATGCCAAGTATTGATAATTTATATGCCGATTATAAGGATCAGGTGGTTTTTCTATTAGTTTCAAATGAAAAATCTAAAACCATCACTGATTTCAAAAGTAAAAACGATTATAATTTCGAATTTTACCAATCGGTAACCAACACCCCAAAGCAATTTCATACTTCAAGTATTCCACAAACCTATCTTATTGATAAATCTGGGGCTATTGTAATGGATAAATCCGGTGCTGCAAACTGGAATAGTGATTCTGTGAGACAATTATTAGATGATTTGTTAGCGTCTGAATAA